One window from the genome of Rufibacter tibetensis encodes:
- the rplC gene encoding 50S ribosomal protein L3: MPGIIGKKIGMTSLFTPEGKSVACTLIQAGPCVVTQVKTQETDGYTAVQLGYGEKKVKRVSKALAGHFAKANTTAKKKLVEFRLDDVASFSLGDEVNVNSFAEGEFVDVVGTSKGKGFQGVVKRYNFAGVGGQTHGQHNRARHPGSIGACSWPSRVFKGMRMAGRMGGDRVKVQNLRVLRILPEQNLLVVSGSIPGAKNSFIVVEK, from the coding sequence ATGCCTGGAATTATCGGTAAGAAAATCGGAATGACAAGCCTCTTCACTCCTGAAGGGAAGAGCGTGGCCTGTACTTTGATTCAAGCAGGACCATGCGTAGTAACTCAGGTTAAAACGCAGGAAACAGACGGCTATACAGCTGTTCAGCTTGGGTACGGAGAGAAGAAAGTGAAAAGAGTAAGCAAGGCGCTTGCCGGACACTTTGCAAAAGCCAATACCACTGCTAAGAAGAAATTAGTAGAGTTCAGATTGGATGATGTAGCTTCTTTCTCACTGGGAGACGAAGTAAATGTAAACTCATTTGCAGAAGGTGAGTTCGTTGATGTTGTAGGTACCTCAAAAGGTAAAGGTTTCCAAGGGGTTGTGAAACGTTACAACTTTGCTGGTGTGGGCGGTCAGACGCACGGTCAGCATAACAGAGCAAGACACCCTGGTTCAATTGGAGCCTGCTCATGGCCATCCAGAGTATTCAAAGGAATGCGTATGGCTGGAAGAATGGGTGGAGACCGTGTAAAGGTTCAGAACTTACGCGTATTACGCATTTTGCCAGAGCAAAATTTACTAGTAGTTAGCGGTTCTATCCCAGGTGCTAAAAATTCATTTATTGTAGTTGAGAAATAA
- the rplD gene encoding 50S ribosomal protein L4: MELSVLNSKGEDTGRKVTLPESVFGVEPNEHAMYLDVKQYLANQRQGTHKSKERAEVAGSTKKIKRQKGTGGARAGSMKSPVFKGGGRVFGPRPRNYSFKLNKKLKSLARLSALSQLAKDERLVLVDNITIDTPKTKSFAAILQSLKVGERKTLIVTKEANANVVLSSRNLANVKVSTPGALTTYDLLNANKVVCLEESLSVFEEIYTSK, from the coding sequence ATGGAGCTATCAGTATTAAATAGTAAAGGGGAAGATACTGGAAGAAAAGTAACTCTTCCAGAGTCTGTATTTGGCGTAGAGCCAAATGAGCATGCCATGTACCTGGATGTTAAACAGTATTTAGCGAACCAGCGTCAAGGAACCCACAAATCAAAAGAACGTGCTGAGGTTGCTGGTTCAACCAAAAAGATCAAGCGTCAAAAAGGAACTGGTGGAGCAAGAGCTGGTTCTATGAAATCACCAGTATTTAAAGGTGGTGGACGTGTTTTTGGGCCAAGACCAAGAAACTATAGCTTCAAATTGAATAAAAAATTGAAGTCTTTAGCAAGACTTTCAGCTCTTTCTCAATTGGCAAAAGATGAGCGTCTGGTGTTAGTAGATAACATCACCATTGATACTCCAAAAACAAAGAGCTTTGCTGCAATTTTGCAGAGCCTTAAAGTAGGAGAAAGAAAAACGTTGATCGTTACCAAAGAAGCTAATGCTAACGTGGTTCTGTCAAGCAGAAACCTGGCTAACGTAAAAGTTTCTACTCCTGGTGCTCTTACTACTTATGATTTGTTGAACGCCAACAAGGTAGTTTGTTTAGAGGAATCTCTTTCTGTTTTTGAGGAAATTTACACATCGAAATAA
- the rplW gene encoding 50S ribosomal protein L23: protein MSILKRPLLTEKLTAMNEAGKYAFEVDRKANKIEIKKAIQSRYGVTVEKISTMRTQGKLKSRNTKSGVVTGRTVSSKKAIVTLKAGEVIDFYSGI from the coding sequence ATGAGTATCTTAAAAAGACCATTATTGACTGAGAAGCTGACTGCCATGAATGAGGCAGGCAAATATGCTTTTGAGGTTGATAGAAAAGCCAATAAGATTGAGATCAAGAAAGCGATCCAGTCACGTTACGGTGTAACGGTAGAGAAAATCTCTACCATGAGAACCCAAGGAAAATTGAAGTCTCGTAACACTAAATCAGGTGTTGTAACCGGGCGTACAGTATCCTCTAAGAAGGCGATTGTTACTTTGAAAGCAGGGGAAGTAATCGATTTCTATAGCGGAATATAA
- the rplB gene encoding 50S ribosomal protein L2: protein MALKKLRPTTPGQRFRIAPAFTEITKSEPEKSLLASIKKSGGRNNSGRMTMRYTGGGHKKRFRIIDFKRTKYGVPATVKAIEYDPNRTARIALLYYADGEKAYIIAPAGLAVDATVVSGPGVAPEVGNALPLSDIPLGTIVHNIELAPGQGAVLARSAGSYAQLVAREGRYATLKLPSGEMRMVLVNCMATVGTVSNADHMNVKLGKAGRSRWMGIRPRVRGVAMNPVDHPMGGGEGKSSGGHPRSRNGLYAKGQKTRNKNKFSENLIVNRRKK, encoded by the coding sequence ATGGCATTAAAAAAACTAAGACCGACAACACCAGGTCAAAGATTTAGAATTGCGCCTGCCTTCACTGAAATCACGAAGAGCGAGCCTGAGAAATCTTTGTTGGCATCCATAAAAAAATCTGGTGGACGTAACAATTCAGGAAGAATGACCATGCGCTATACAGGCGGTGGTCACAAGAAAAGATTCCGTATAATCGATTTCAAAAGAACGAAATACGGAGTGCCTGCAACTGTAAAAGCGATTGAGTACGATCCGAACAGAACAGCGCGTATCGCCCTGTTGTACTACGCGGATGGTGAGAAAGCTTATATCATTGCTCCAGCTGGTTTGGCAGTGGATGCAACCGTAGTATCTGGCCCAGGAGTAGCTCCAGAAGTAGGTAACGCGTTACCACTTTCTGATATTCCACTGGGTACTATTGTACACAACATCGAATTAGCTCCTGGTCAAGGTGCTGTACTGGCAAGAAGCGCAGGTTCTTATGCGCAGCTGGTAGCCCGTGAAGGCCGTTACGCAACTTTGAAATTACCTTCTGGTGAGATGAGAATGGTTCTGGTAAACTGTATGGCTACCGTAGGAACTGTTTCTAACGCAGACCATATGAACGTGAAGCTTGGTAAAGCTGGACGTAGCAGATGGATGGGTATCAGACCAAGAGTAAGAGGTGTTGCCATGAACCCTGTAGATCACCCAATGGGCGGTGGTGAAGGTAAGTCATCTGGAGGTCACCCAAGATCACGTAATGGTCTTTACGCGAAAGGTCAGAAGACTAGAAACAAAAATAAATTCTCTGAGAACCTGATTGTTAATAGAAGGAAAAAATAA
- the rpsS gene encoding 30S ribosomal protein S19, with protein sequence MARSLKKGPYIDYRLDRKVQTMDESGKKAVIKTWSRRSMISPDFVGHTFAVHNGNKFIPVYVTENMVGHKLGEFAPTRNFRGHIAKKDKGKR encoded by the coding sequence ATGGCAAGATCATTAAAAAAAGGGCCTTATATTGACTACAGGCTCGATAGAAAAGTGCAGACAATGGATGAGTCTGGTAAGAAAGCGGTGATCAAGACTTGGTCACGCCGTTCTATGATCTCTCCAGATTTTGTAGGTCATACGTTTGCAGTACACAACGGAAATAAATTCATTCCTGTGTATGTAACAGAAAACATGGTAGGTCACAAATTAGGCGAATTCGCTCCTACCCGAAACTTTAGAGGCCATATTGCTAAGAAAGATAAAGGTAAAAGATAA
- the rplV gene encoding 50S ribosomal protein L22, producing the protein MEAVAKLNNVPSSPRKMRLVANLIRGKRVTQALGLLKFTPNAGAPKLEKLLLSALSNWQAANEDARIEDANLYIKEIRVDEGKMLKRLRPAPQGRGHRIRKRSNHVTLVIDSKVEVETVETSTSNEAK; encoded by the coding sequence ATGGAAGCGGTTGCTAAATTAAACAATGTGCCTAGCTCACCTCGGAAGATGAGACTGGTAGCGAACTTAATCCGTGGGAAAAGAGTTACCCAAGCCTTAGGTTTATTAAAATTTACACCAAATGCCGGCGCTCCTAAATTGGAGAAACTTCTTTTATCTGCTTTATCTAACTGGCAAGCAGCTAATGAAGATGCCCGCATTGAGGATGCTAATCTGTATATTAAAGAGATTAGAGTAGATGAAGGAAAGATGCTGAAGCGCTTGCGTCCTGCTCCGCAGGGTCGTGGCCACAGAATCAGAAAAAGATCTAACCACGTGACACTTGTGATTGATTCTAAAGTGGAAGTGGAGACAGTTGAAACATCTACCTCTAACGAAGCCAAATAG
- the rpsC gene encoding 30S ribosomal protein S3: MGQKVNPVGLRLGIVKGWDSNWFGGKDFADKLIEDEKIRKYILARIPKGGISKIIIERTLKRITITINTARPGVVIGKGGQEVDKIKEELKKITSKDVQINIFEIKRPELDAKLVGESVAQQLQARISFRRAMKQAIASAIRVGAEGIKIQVSGRLGGAEMARTEHYKEGRTPLHTLRADIDYALSEAQTVYGKLGIKVWIFKGEVFGKRDLSPNAGQQSGGQSAGPRNERGERGGNDRGDRRDNNRNKRPGDGNQKRSGGGPNKRK; the protein is encoded by the coding sequence ATGGGACAAAAAGTTAATCCAGTAGGCCTAAGACTAGGTATTGTTAAAGGCTGGGACTCTAATTGGTTCGGAGGAAAGGATTTCGCTGATAAACTGATTGAAGACGAAAAAATCCGCAAATATATCCTGGCCCGTATTCCGAAAGGAGGTATCTCGAAAATCATCATCGAGAGAACTCTTAAAAGAATCACCATCACCATCAACACTGCCCGCCCGGGAGTGGTAATTGGAAAAGGTGGCCAAGAGGTAGATAAGATCAAAGAAGAGCTTAAAAAAATCACCAGCAAAGATGTTCAAATCAACATCTTTGAAATCAAACGTCCAGAATTGGATGCAAAATTAGTAGGTGAGTCAGTAGCCCAACAGTTGCAAGCTCGTATCTCTTTCAGAAGAGCTATGAAACAAGCAATTGCCTCTGCGATCAGAGTAGGTGCTGAAGGTATCAAGATTCAAGTATCTGGCCGCTTAGGTGGTGCTGAAATGGCTCGTACTGAGCATTACAAAGAAGGACGTACTCCTTTGCATACTTTGAGAGCTGATATTGACTATGCTCTGTCAGAAGCTCAGACCGTTTATGGTAAACTGGGTATCAAAGTGTGGATCTTCAAGGGAGAAGTATTCGGTAAGCGTGACTTATCTCCTAATGCTGGTCAACAAAGTGGTGGTCAATCTGCAGGTCCTCGCAACGAAAGAGGCGAGAGAGGTGGAAACGATCGCGGCGACCGTAGAGACAACAACCGCAACAAGCGCCCAGGTGATGGAAACCAGAAGCGTAGCGGTGGTGGACCTAACAAGCGCAAGTAG
- the rplP gene encoding 50S ribosomal protein L16: MLQPKRTKYRKMQKGRVTGLAHRGSTISFGSFAIKSLEASWITARQIEAARIAMTRAMKREGQVWIRIFPDKPITKKPAEVRMGKGKGSPEYWVAVVKPGTIMFESDGVSLEVAQESLRLAAQKLPVRTKFVVRRDYVEK; encoded by the coding sequence ATGTTACAGCCGAAAAGAACTAAATATAGAAAGATGCAAAAGGGCCGGGTAACCGGTCTTGCGCACAGAGGAAGCACAATCTCCTTTGGATCTTTCGCCATCAAATCATTAGAAGCCTCTTGGATCACTGCCCGCCAGATTGAAGCAGCTCGTATCGCGATGACTCGTGCCATGAAACGGGAAGGCCAAGTTTGGATTCGTATTTTCCCTGACAAGCCTATCACCAAAAAACCTGCAGAGGTACGGATGGGTAAGGGTAAAGGATCTCCAGAATACTGGGTAGCTGTTGTGAAACCAGGTACCATCATGTTTGAATCTGATGGAGTGTCGCTAGAAGTAGCTCAAGAGTCTTTACGACTGGCTGCTCAAAAGCTACCAGTGAGAACTAAATTTGTAGTACGTAGAGATTACGTTGAGAAATAG
- the rpmC gene encoding 50S ribosomal protein L29, which yields MKQSEIKALSLNEVKEQLTTERNNLVNLQFAHAISPLENPSRIKLTRKTIARLETQLRSLELNG from the coding sequence ATGAAGCAATCTGAAATCAAAGCTCTTTCACTAAATGAAGTGAAAGAGCAACTTACCACAGAGAGAAACAACTTAGTGAACTTGCAGTTTGCTCATGCTATCTCTCCCCTTGAGAATCCATCAAGAATTAAGCTTACAAGAAAAACCATCGCCAGACTAGAAACGCAATTGCGCTCTCTAGAGCTCAATGGCTAA
- the rpsQ gene encoding 30S ribosomal protein S17: METRNLRKEKTGRVVSNKMDKSITVIVESKVKHPIYGKFVSKSKKFMAHDENNECGIGDTVRIMETRPLSKNKCWRLIEIVERAK, translated from the coding sequence ATGGAGACGAGAAATCTAAGAAAAGAAAAAACTGGACGCGTGGTAAGTAACAAGATGGACAAATCCATCACTGTTATTGTTGAAAGCAAAGTGAAACACCCAATTTATGGGAAATTTGTTTCTAAGTCCAAAAAGTTCATGGCTCATGATGAGAACAATGAGTGCGGTATCGGAGATACTGTACGCATCATGGAGACAAGACCGTTGAGCAAGAATAAATGCTGGCGCTTAATTGAAATCGTAGAAAGAGCTAAATAA
- the rplN gene encoding 50S ribosomal protein L14, whose protein sequence is MIQQESRLTVADNSGAKEVLVIRVLGGTGKKYASVGDKIVVTVKSALSSGNVKKGTVHKAVIVRTKKEVRRKDGSYIRFDDNAAVLLNNNDEPRGTRIFGPVARELRERQFMKIVSLAPEVI, encoded by the coding sequence ATGATACAACAAGAATCAAGACTTACTGTTGCTGATAACAGCGGAGCAAAAGAGGTTCTGGTCATCCGAGTTTTGGGTGGAACAGGAAAAAAATACGCCTCTGTTGGTGATAAAATTGTTGTTACCGTAAAATCTGCTCTTTCCTCAGGAAACGTAAAAAAGGGAACTGTTCACAAAGCTGTGATTGTTCGCACCAAAAAGGAAGTTCGTCGTAAAGACGGTTCTTATATTCGTTTTGATGATAACGCAGCCGTGTTATTGAACAACAACGATGAGCCACGTGGTACACGTATTTTTGGGCCAGTTGCCCGTGAGTTACGTGAAAGACAGTTTATGAAAATTGTTTCTTTGGCTCCTGAAGTAATTTAA
- the rplX gene encoding 50S ribosomal protein L24, giving the protein MSKHKLHVKKGDTVKVIAGDDKGKTGTVTSVLTDKQKVVVEGLNLISKHQKPSAKNPNGGIVKLEAPIHASNVMLVEPATNAATRTGKKLNDDGKLQRYSKKTGNLI; this is encoded by the coding sequence ATGTCAAAGCATAAACTTCATGTGAAGAAAGGCGACACTGTAAAAGTGATCGCTGGTGATGATAAAGGCAAAACCGGAACTGTAACCTCTGTGCTTACTGATAAGCAAAAGGTAGTGGTAGAAGGTTTGAACCTGATTTCTAAGCACCAAAAGCCAAGCGCTAAAAACCCTAACGGCGGTATCGTAAAATTAGAGGCTCCAATTCATGCTAGCAATGTGATGCTAGTTGAGCCTGCTACAAATGCTGCCACTAGAACAGGTAAGAAGCTGAACGATGATGGAAAGCTTCAACGTTATTCCAAAAAAACTGGAAACTTAATCTAA
- the rplE gene encoding 50S ribosomal protein L5, with translation MAARLKDKYSKEIVPALKEKFQYKSIMQVPKITKISINRGIGNAVADKKLVDIGVDELTIIAGQKAVQTKAKNSISNFKLREGMPIGARVTLRGERMYEFLDRLVTIALPRVRDFKGISDKGFDGRGNYTLGVKEQIIFPEISIDKIKSIAGMDITFVTTASTDEESLELLKGFGLPFANLKK, from the coding sequence ATGGCAGCTAGACTAAAAGATAAATATTCAAAAGAAATTGTGCCTGCATTGAAAGAAAAATTTCAATACAAGAGCATAATGCAAGTACCTAAGATTACCAAGATCAGCATCAACAGAGGTATTGGTAATGCTGTGGCAGATAAAAAATTAGTTGATATTGGAGTTGACGAGCTTACCATCATTGCAGGTCAGAAAGCGGTTCAAACCAAAGCTAAAAACTCTATCTCTAACTTTAAGTTGAGAGAAGGTATGCCAATTGGTGCTCGTGTGACATTGCGTGGCGAAAGAATGTACGAGTTCCTTGACCGCTTGGTAACCATCGCTCTTCCACGGGTACGTGACTTCAAAGGCATCAGCGACAAAGGATTTGACGGACGTGGTAACTATACCTTAGGGGTAAAAGAACAAATCATTTTCCCTGAAATTAGTATTGACAAAATCAAGTCAATTGCTGGTATGGATATCACCTTTGTAACTACGGCTTCTACTGATGAAGAAAGCTTAGAGTTATTGAAAGGCTTTGGGTTACCATTCGCAAATTTAAAGAAATAA
- the rpsN gene encoding 30S ribosomal protein S14: protein MAKESAKARELKRQKMVAKYAAKRAQLKAAGDYEALDKLPKDASPVRLHNRCKLTGRPRGYMRKFGISRVTFREMASAGKIPGVTKASW, encoded by the coding sequence ATGGCTAAAGAATCAGCAAAAGCAAGAGAGCTTAAGAGACAGAAAATGGTAGCTAAGTATGCTGCCAAAAGAGCTCAGTTAAAAGCTGCTGGCGATTACGAAGCTCTAGATAAATTGCCAAAAGATGCTTCTCCAGTACGGTTGCACAACAGATGCAAATTGACCGGAAGACCAAGAGGCTATATGAGGAAGTTCGGTATCTCTCGCGTTACATTCAGAGAGATGGCTTCTGCAGGCAAGATTCCTGGAGTAACGAAGGCTAGTTGGTAA
- the rpsH gene encoding 30S ribosomal protein S8 gives MHSDPIADYLTRLRNAIKANHRVVEIPASNIKKELTKVLYEKGYIQSYKFDDSSVQGSIKIALKYDPATKQSAIVKLERVSKPGLRKYVHLDEMPRVLNGYGVAILSTSKGVITDKEAKGLNVGGEVLCYVY, from the coding sequence ATGCATTCAGATCCGATAGCAGATTATTTAACTAGACTACGGAATGCCATCAAGGCAAATCACCGTGTAGTTGAAATTCCGGCTAGCAATATAAAAAAGGAATTAACCAAAGTTCTCTACGAGAAAGGTTATATCCAGAGTTACAAGTTCGATGATAGCTCAGTTCAAGGTTCAATTAAAATTGCCTTGAAGTATGATCCAGCTACAAAGCAATCTGCTATCGTGAAACTTGAGAGAGTCAGTAAGCCGGGGCTCCGTAAGTATGTGCATCTTGATGAGATGCCACGTGTGTTGAATGGATATGGCGTAGCCATCCTTTCAACATCCAAAGGTGTAATCACTGACAAAGAGGCCAAAGGCCTTAATGTAGGTGGTGAAGTATTGTGTTACGTGTATTAA
- the rplF gene encoding 50S ribosomal protein L6, translating into MSRIGKLPITLPQGVEVLVNQDNLVTVKGPKGTLSSQVDTDITVAIEDGVLTVSRPTEQKRHKALHGLYRSIINNMVVGVSTGYKLSLELVGVGFKATTVGQNLELALGYSHNIYVGLPPEISAVAVTEKGKAPVITLEGIDKQLIGQVAAKIRSLRKVEPYKGKGIRFVGEVVRRKAGKTASK; encoded by the coding sequence ATGTCGCGGATAGGAAAACTGCCAATCACGCTCCCACAAGGTGTTGAGGTGTTGGTTAACCAGGATAACCTGGTTACAGTGAAAGGGCCTAAAGGAACTCTTTCTTCACAAGTTGATACGGACATTACTGTTGCTATTGAGGATGGTGTACTTACAGTAAGTCGTCCAACAGAGCAAAAGAGACACAAAGCACTACACGGTCTATACCGTTCTATCATCAACAACATGGTTGTTGGGGTTAGCACTGGGTATAAATTATCTTTGGAATTGGTAGGGGTTGGTTTTAAAGCCACTACTGTAGGCCAGAATTTAGAGCTTGCGTTAGGTTATTCACATAACATTTACGTGGGTTTACCTCCAGAGATTTCTGCAGTAGCAGTAACCGAAAAAGGTAAAGCTCCGGTAATTACCTTAGAAGGTATTGATAAGCAGTTGATTGGTCAGGTAGCTGCCAAAATCCGTTCGTTACGTAAAGTTGAGCCTTACAAAGGCAAAGGTATTCGTTTCGTTGGTGAGGTTGTTAGAAGAAAAGCTGGTAAAACTGCTTCTAAATAA
- the rplR gene encoding 50S ribosomal protein L18, whose product MAFDKAKRRLRIRRSIRNKVSGTAQRPRLSVFRSNKSIYAQLIDDVNGVTLASSSSSTIEGEATSTKSAASTSVGRDIAAKALAKGITEVVFDRGGYLYHGRVKSLAEGAREAGLKF is encoded by the coding sequence ATGGCATTCGATAAAGCAAAAAGAAGACTGAGAATTCGTCGCAGCATCCGTAACAAGGTGTCTGGTACAGCTCAGCGTCCACGTCTGTCGGTATTCAGAAGCAATAAATCTATTTATGCTCAACTGATTGATGATGTGAATGGTGTTACATTAGCAAGTTCTTCATCTTCTACTATTGAAGGAGAAGCCACTTCAACAAAGAGTGCTGCTTCAACCTCAGTAGGTCGTGATATAGCAGCTAAAGCTTTGGCAAAAGGTATCACTGAAGTTGTTTTCGACAGAGGTGGTTATCTGTACCATGGTCGTGTTAAATCATTAGCAGAAGGGGCTCGTGAAGCGGGTCTAAAATTCTAA
- the rpsE gene encoding 30S ribosomal protein S5, protein MSKLNIRSIKASEIELKERVVAINRVAKVVKGGRRFSFSAIVVVGDGNGVVGYGLGKANEVTDAIAKGIDDAKKNLVRVPLFGHTVPHSMEGKFSGGFVLIKPAAAGTGVIAGGAMRAVFDSAGIRDVLAKSKGSSNPHNVVKATFDALSKMRDPLVVAQQRGISLQRVFNG, encoded by the coding sequence ATGTCTAAATTAAATATCAGAAGCATCAAAGCAAGCGAGATCGAGCTTAAAGAGCGCGTAGTTGCTATCAATCGTGTTGCTAAAGTGGTAAAAGGTGGTAGAAGATTTAGTTTTTCTGCCATCGTAGTAGTAGGCGACGGTAATGGTGTTGTAGGATACGGATTAGGTAAAGCAAACGAGGTGACTGATGCTATTGCAAAAGGAATCGATGATGCTAAGAAAAACCTGGTACGTGTACCTTTGTTCGGCCATACTGTACCTCACTCAATGGAAGGTAAATTTTCTGGTGGATTTGTATTGATCAAGCCTGCAGCTGCCGGTACTGGTGTTATTGCTGGTGGTGCGATGCGTGCTGTGTTTGATAGTGCTGGTATCAGAGATGTACTAGCTAAATCAAAAGGTTCTTCTAACCCGCACAACGTGGTTAAAGCGACTTTTGATGCTCTGTCTAAAATGCGCGATCCATTGGTAGTTGCTCAGCAACGTGGAATCAGTTTACAACGTGTATTCAACGGGTAA
- the rpmD gene encoding 50S ribosomal protein L30, with protein MASVEITQIKSIIDRPERQKQTMKALGLGKINRTVTKELTPQIAGMVNRVQHLVSIKEV; from the coding sequence ATGGCAAGTGTAGAAATCACCCAGATTAAAAGTATTATTGATCGTCCAGAAAGACAAAAGCAGACCATGAAGGCGCTAGGTCTTGGCAAGATCAATAGAACTGTAACCAAAGAGTTGACCCCTCAAATTGCAGGTATGGTTAACCGTGTGCAACATTTAGTATCTATAAAAGAGGTCTAA
- the rplO gene encoding 50S ribosomal protein L15: MNLSNLKPAEGSVKNRKRIGRGTGSGRGGTSTRGHKGAKSRSGYSSKAGFEGGQMPLVRRVPKFGFKNINRVEFTAVNLDVLQNLVSKSGSTVVDFATLRANGLASKNDNIKVLGRGELTTAIEVHAHAFSQTAIEAIEKAGGKVVTL, translated from the coding sequence ATGAATTTAAGTAATTTAAAGCCTGCTGAAGGTTCTGTTAAGAACCGGAAGAGAATTGGTCGTGGTACCGGTTCTGGTAGAGGTGGCACCTCCACCCGTGGACATAAGGGAGCTAAATCTCGCTCAGGTTATTCATCCAAAGCTGGTTTCGAAGGTGGTCAGATGCCTTTGGTACGTCGTGTTCCTAAATTCGGTTTTAAAAACATCAACCGCGTTGAGTTCACTGCTGTTAACCTTGATGTTCTTCAGAATTTAGTTTCTAAATCTGGTTCTACTGTTGTTGATTTTGCCACGCTTCGTGCAAACGGTTTAGCGTCTAAGAACGATAACATCAAAGTTCTGGGTAGAGGCGAATTAACTACTGCTATTGAAGTTCACGCGCATGCGTTCTCTCAAACAGCAATAGAAGCTATTGAAAAAGCAGGCGGCAAGGTTGTGACTCTGTAA
- the secY gene encoding preprotein translocase subunit SecY, protein MKKLISTIKNIFAIEDLRVRILNTLGFIAIFRLGSYVVLPGIDPNQLGGNSQGILGLLDAFLGGAFSNASIFALGIMPYISASIVLQLLTIAVPYFQKLQKEGESGRKKINQYTRVLTIVITLAQSVGFLATINAEAIDPSVAGPLFTISSMIILTAGTMFCMWLGEKITDKGIGNGISMLIMIGIVSRLPGALVGEALALGLGRALIFIVELIVLFFVVMSVVMLTQAIRRIPVQYAKQVGGSASLQAGQRQFIPLKVNAAGVMPIIFAQSLMFLPGMIASFWRNESDMANEIGNVFSDYTSWQYNLSFAVLIIIFTFFYTAISVNPNQISDDLKRSGGFVPGVKPGLATSEFIDEVLTRITLPGAIFLAIIAILPSIAMLFGITREFAAFFGGTSLIILVGVVLDTLNQIESYLLMRHYDGMMKSGKLRGRSKNIAVAS, encoded by the coding sequence ATGAAGAAGCTGATTTCTACGATTAAGAATATCTTTGCGATTGAAGATTTGCGAGTTAGAATCCTAAACACTTTAGGATTCATCGCAATTTTCAGATTAGGTTCCTATGTGGTTCTACCTGGTATTGATCCTAATCAACTAGGCGGTAATTCACAAGGAATCTTAGGCTTATTAGATGCCTTTTTAGGTGGAGCATTTAGCAATGCTTCCATTTTTGCATTGGGTATCATGCCTTATATTTCTGCTTCCATCGTTTTACAGCTTCTAACCATTGCGGTTCCTTATTTTCAGAAATTGCAGAAAGAGGGTGAGTCTGGACGAAAGAAAATCAATCAGTATACAAGGGTTCTAACAATTGTTATTACGCTTGCTCAATCTGTTGGTTTCTTAGCTACCATCAACGCTGAAGCTATAGATCCTTCTGTAGCCGGACCTCTTTTTACTATTTCCTCTATGATTATTCTCACTGCCGGTACCATGTTTTGTATGTGGCTTGGTGAGAAAATTACTGACAAAGGTATTGGAAACGGGATTTCTATGTTGATTATGATTGGCATTGTTTCTCGTCTACCAGGTGCTTTAGTAGGTGAGGCTTTAGCTTTAGGTTTAGGTCGTGCCCTAATCTTCATTGTTGAGCTAATTGTTTTATTCTTTGTAGTGATGAGCGTAGTAATGCTTACTCAAGCTATCAGAAGAATACCTGTACAATATGCAAAACAAGTAGGTGGTAGTGCTTCTTTACAAGCTGGACAAAGACAGTTCATTCCTTTAAAAGTGAATGCTGCTGGTGTTATGCCAATCATCTTTGCTCAATCTTTAATGTTCCTTCCAGGTATGATTGCTTCTTTCTGGAGAAATGAGAGTGATATGGCCAATGAAATTGGCAATGTTTTCTCTGATTATACTTCTTGGCAATACAACCTCTCCTTTGCAGTTCTGATTATCATCTTCACCTTCTTCTATACTGCCATCAGTGTGAATCCTAATCAGATTTCTGATGATTTAAAAAGAAGTGGTGGTTTTGTTCCTGGGGTAAAACCAGGTTTAGCTACTTCTGAATTCATTGATGAAGTTCTTACCAGAATTACTTTGCCAGGAGCTATTTTCTTAGCTATTATTGCTATCCTTCCTTCCATTGCAATGCTGTTTGGAATCACGAGAGAGTTTGCTGCTTTCTTTGGTGGTACTTCGCTTATCATTTTAGTAGGGGTAGTTTTAGATACATTGAACCAAATAGAAAGTTATTTGTTAATGCGTCATTATGATGGCATGATGAAATCTGGTAAACTCAGAGGTCGATCAAAAAATATAGCGGTTGCTTCCTAA